In one window of Mytilus galloprovincialis chromosome 6, xbMytGall1.hap1.1, whole genome shotgun sequence DNA:
- the LOC143081071 gene encoding uncharacterized protein LOC143081071, with protein sequence MVVIRKRKAFLSARFHSGKSSKKVVFSKHFRGVKADEGEVSDLQHHAKSFGETSTSLSSVLSVAMPGSSAIEEMMNEIQPDAETGKRTYLSLKEQRLHDWSTIRDDMYEAFISTEAPSTVSCHECNKEAQLFKCIDCTPWEMVCEDCLYRRHQYPHLHMFEAWRNEAFVGAVLKTPSWILSSHSDCDSNYFKSIVIIDVKGRQHKRNIQFCKCEPEAVTLVKYRLWPSTTKFPKLAFDMELLKWLYGLLIECHVSCKGFCEALKFRSSKYQRNYVNFQVLDIYKSLMTETFAEFRNFFQRTEFPDKLDNGTECPACFSHSKLAFKRVDTVECG encoded by the exons ATGGTTGTGATTCGGAAAAGAAAAGCGTTCTTGTCTGCAAGATTTCATTCTGGGAAAAGTTCAAAAAAGGTCGTTTTCTCTAAACACTTTCGTGGTGTAAAAGCTGATGAGGGAGAAGTTTCTGACCTACAGCATCATGCAAAGTCATTTGGTGAAACTTCCACATCTTTATCATCTGTACTCTCTGTAGCCATGCCAGGTTCTTCAGCAATAGAAGAAATGATGAATGAAATTCAACCTGATGCtgaaacag gGAAGCGTACATATTTATCTCTAAAGGAACAACGCTTGCATGATTGGAGTACCATTAGGGATGATATGTATGAGGCCTTTATCAGTACAGAAGCACCATCAACTGTTTCCTGCCATGAGTGCAACAAAGAGGCCCAACTTTTCAAGTGCATTGATTGCACACCATGGGAAATGGTCTGTGAAGACTGCTTATACAGGAGACACCAGTATCCACATTTGCATATGTTTGAAGCATGGAGG AATGAAGCATTTGTTGGGGCTGTCTTAAAAACACCTTCATGGATCTTGTCATCACACAGTGATTGTGATTCCAATTATTTTAAGAGTATTGTAATTATTGATGTGAAAG GAAGACAGCATAAACGCAACATCCAGTTTTGCAAATGTGAACCAGAAGCTGTTACATTGGTGAAATACAGACTGTGGCCTTCAACCACTAAGTTTCCTAAACTAGCATTTGACATGGAACTACTCAAGTGGTTATATGGACTACTCATAGAGTGTCATGTCTCCTGCAAAGGATTTTGTGAGGCGTTGAAATTTAGAAGTTCTAAATACCAGAGAAATTATGTCAACTTTCAG GTGTTAGACATCTACAAGTCTCTTATGACCGAGACTTTTGCAGAATTCAGGAACTTCTTCCAAAGAACTGAATTTCCAGACAAGTTAGATAATGGAACTGAATGTCCAGCTTGTTTTTCA CATTCAAAACTAGCATTCAAAAGAGTGGACACAGTTGAGTGTGGGTAG